A window of Lagenorhynchus albirostris chromosome 11, mLagAlb1.1, whole genome shotgun sequence contains these coding sequences:
- the SEPTIN3 gene encoding neuronal-specific septin-3 isoform X5 codes for MSKGLPETRTDAAMSELVPEPRPKPAVPMKPVSINPNLLGYIGIDTIIEQMRKKTMKTGFDFNIMVVGQSGLGKSTLVNTLFKSQVSRKASSWNREEKIPKTVEIKAIGHVIEEGGVKMKLTVIDTPGFGDQINNENCWEPIEKYINEQYEKFLKEEVNIARKKRIPDTRVHCCLYFISPTGHSLRPLDLEFMKHLSKVVNIIPVIAKADTMTLEEKSEFKQRVRKELEVNGIEFYPQKEFDEDLEDKTENDKIRQESMPFAVVGSDKEYQVNGKRVLGRKTPWGIIEVENLNHCEFALLRDFVIRTHLQDLKEVTHNIHYETYRAKRLNDNGGLPPGEGLLGIVLPPVPATPCPTAE; via the exons GGCTCCCGGAGACCAGGACGGACGCAGCCATGTCAGAGCTGGTGCCTGAGCCCAGGCCTAAGCCGGCAGTGCCCATGAAGCCCGTCAGCATCAACCCCAACCTGCTGGGCTACATTGGCATCGACACCATCATCGAGCAGATGCGCAAGAAGACCATGAAGACTGGTTTCGACTTCAACATCATGGTCGTTG GTCAGAGTGGACTGGGCAAGTCAACACTAGTCAACACGCTCTTCAAATCCCAAGTGAGCCGCAAGGCCTCCAGCTGGAACCGGGAAGAGAAGATTCCCAAGACAGTGGAGATCAAAGCTATCGGGCACG TGATAGAGGAAGGCGGTGTCAAAATGAAGCTGACTGTCATCGACACGCCAGGCTTTGGAGACCAGATCAACAATGAAAACTG CTGGGAGCCCATTGAGAAATACATCAATGAACAATATGAGAAATTCCTGAAGGAGGAGGTGAACATAGCCAGGAAGAAACGCATCCCTGACACTCGTGTCCACTGCTGCCTCTACTTCATCTCCCCGACGGGACACTC CTTGCGACCTCTCGATCTGGAGTTCATGAAACACCTCAGCAAAGTTGTGAACATCATCCCTGTCATTGCTAAGGCTGACACCATGACCCTGGAGGAGAAGTCTGAATTCAAGCAAAGG GTTCGAAAGGAGCTTGAAGTAAATGGCATTGAGTTCTACCCCCAGAAGGAATTTGATGAGGATTTGGAGGAcaagacagagaatgacaaaatCCGG CAGGAGAGCATGCCTTTCGCTGTGGTGGGAAGTGACAAGGAGTACCAAGTGAATGGCAAGCGGGTCCTCGGCAGAAAAACTCCCTGGGGGATCATTGAAG TGGAAAACCTCAACCACTGTGAGTTTGCCCTGCTTCGAGACTTTGTCATCAG GACCCACCTCCAGGACCTCAAGGAAGTGACACACAACATCCACTATGAGACCTACAGGGCCAAGCGGCTCAATGACAATGGAGGCCTCCCCCCG GGAGAAGGCCTCCTGGGCATTGTCCTTCCACCTGTGCCAGCCACCCCCTGTCCCACTGCAGAATGA